From the genome of Cognaticolwellia beringensis, one region includes:
- a CDS encoding DUF413 domain-containing protein, with the protein MDRNFYDDRNYPRGMKRSGDFTLAEAELLEKYGVALMALSSGTRLPVTEEEQHFVDVCRGNTTVGNTIERAWLKYQNIILTPKQFHTLFGRTKIEADEEIESDPDSDDLD; encoded by the coding sequence GTGGATCGAAATTTTTACGATGATAGAAACTATCCTCGTGGCATGAAGCGTTCTGGAGATTTTACCTTGGCTGAGGCTGAGTTATTAGAAAAGTATGGTGTTGCATTAATGGCACTTTCTTCGGGCACACGCTTACCTGTTACGGAAGAAGAGCAACATTTTGTTGACGTCTGTCGTGGTAATACGACTGTGGGAAACACAATTGAGAGGGCTTGGTTAAAATATCAAAACATAATTTTAACCCCGAAACAATTCCATACTTTGTTTGGACGAACTAAAATTGAGGCAGACGAAGAGATTGAGTCAGACCCAGACTCTGACGACTTAGACTAA
- the dusA gene encoding tRNA dihydrouridine(20/20a) synthase DusA, which translates to MISHKLSIAPMLDWTDRHCRYFYRVMSKQTVLYTEMVTTGAILHGKGNYLAYNKEEHPLVLQLGGSDVNAMTECAKIAEQQGYDEININVGCPSDRVQNGKFGACLMAEPQLVADCVASMQNATNIPTTVKSRIGIDDLDSYEFLQQFLTTVSAAGCQHFIIHARKAWLSGLSPKQNRDIPPLDYDRVYQLKQDFSALEISINGGITTFEQANAHMQHIDGVMIGREVYQNPYMLAQADNEIWQAGTEVKSRRVVLNEMAEYIDRHVVSGGRAWHVARHMLGLCNGLAGAKQFRRYLSENANAEGVGGEVLHQAFDKVLQLNPSMSSI; encoded by the coding sequence ATGATCTCACATAAACTTTCCATTGCACCTATGCTCGATTGGACTGATCGCCATTGTCGTTATTTTTATCGGGTAATGTCTAAACAAACAGTGTTGTATACCGAAATGGTTACCACGGGGGCAATATTACATGGCAAAGGTAATTATTTAGCGTACAACAAAGAAGAGCACCCATTGGTGTTGCAGCTGGGTGGCAGTGATGTAAATGCGATGACTGAGTGCGCTAAAATTGCCGAGCAACAAGGTTACGACGAGATAAACATTAATGTTGGTTGTCCGTCTGATCGTGTGCAAAACGGCAAGTTTGGTGCTTGTTTAATGGCGGAGCCGCAACTGGTGGCCGATTGTGTTGCTAGCATGCAAAATGCGACCAACATCCCAACCACGGTTAAGTCGCGCATTGGTATTGATGATTTAGACAGTTATGAATTTTTGCAGCAGTTTTTAACCACAGTTAGCGCTGCGGGTTGTCAGCATTTTATTATTCATGCGCGCAAAGCTTGGCTGAGTGGCTTAAGTCCTAAACAAAATAGAGATATTCCGCCGCTTGACTACGATCGGGTTTATCAACTTAAGCAAGATTTTTCAGCTCTTGAGATTTCAATTAATGGCGGTATCACAACCTTTGAACAGGCTAATGCGCATATGCAGCATATTGATGGGGTGATGATTGGTCGAGAAGTTTACCAAAACCCTTATATGTTAGCGCAAGCTGATAATGAGATTTGGCAGGCGGGCACTGAGGTTAAATCACGCCGAGTGGTGCTTAATGAAATGGCAGAATATATTGACCGTCATGTTGTCAGTGGAGGCCGTGCATGGCATGTGGCAAGACACATGTTAGGTTTATGTAATGGTTTAGCGGGCGCAAAACAGTTTCGTCGTTACTTAAGTGAAAATGCCAATGCTGAAGGCGTTGGTGGTGAAGTACTACATCAGGCCTTTGATAAGGTTTTACAGCTTAATCCTAGTATGAGTTCAATCTAG
- a CDS encoding sulfurtransferase: MTYFQQLISCVDLHAILGSKDLVILDASIPPVGNMAAPEYSWPDYRIPGARRFDLNQDFSDLSSTLPHSMPTISHFEQAAKALGINQQSQIVVYDDLGLFSAARAWYMFRAMGHKNIAVLDGGLPYWLKLKKPVAELPSAFNETNKQITGNFIAKEQSNFFCDWREVEAQTRSQDELILDARANRRFKGLDAEPRAGVRSGHMPNAKNLPYNDLLKQGLFKSSDELTKIFTEINANEKAMIMSCGSGVTACVLALAAEIVGLKGVRVYDGSWSEWGTLPNTEVVTSS, translated from the coding sequence ATGACGTATTTTCAGCAATTAATTTCCTGCGTAGATTTGCACGCTATTCTTGGTAGTAAAGATTTGGTGATACTTGATGCGAGTATTCCTCCTGTGGGGAACATGGCTGCGCCAGAATATAGTTGGCCAGATTATCGTATCCCTGGTGCTCGCCGTTTCGATTTAAATCAAGATTTTTCAGACTTATCTAGTACATTGCCCCACAGCATGCCAACAATTTCACATTTTGAGCAAGCAGCTAAAGCGTTAGGTATTAACCAACAAAGCCAAATTGTAGTTTATGATGATTTAGGCTTGTTTTCTGCTGCGCGCGCTTGGTATATGTTTAGAGCAATGGGACATAAAAATATTGCTGTATTAGACGGTGGTTTGCCTTATTGGTTAAAGCTTAAAAAGCCCGTTGCTGAATTGCCATCGGCTTTCAATGAAACTAATAAGCAAATTACTGGAAATTTTATCGCTAAAGAACAGTCTAATTTTTTTTGTGACTGGCGTGAAGTTGAAGCTCAAACCCGATCGCAAGATGAGCTTATTCTTGACGCTCGTGCTAACCGGCGCTTTAAGGGCTTAGATGCTGAGCCTCGTGCTGGTGTGCGAAGCGGTCATATGCCTAATGCGAAAAATTTACCGTACAATGATTTGTTAAAGCAAGGCTTGTTCAAATCGTCTGATGAATTAACAAAAATATTTACAGAGATTAATGCCAATGAAAAAGCCATGATCATGAGTTGTGGCTCCGGAGTTACCGCTTGTGTGTTAGCGTTGGCAGCAGAGATTGTGGGGCTTAAAGGTGTACGTGTATATGACGGCTCCTGGAGTGAATGGGGCACTTTACCCAACACAGAAGTTGTAACCTCTAGCTAA
- the pspA gene encoding phage shock protein PspA — protein sequence MGMFSRFTDIINANINAMLDKAEEPEKMIKLIINEMEETLVEVRSAAAKYIAEKKTVMRNIREMERRVENWHTKAELALNKGREDLAKSALVEKQNCTQKLTEFNTELAQIDEYLTAVQQDSQRLQDKLTEAKRKQEACAIRQQSAEVRLKIREKAVIHNIDEAINKFERYQQKIDRVEAEIEAYDMTSSKDLDSQFRELENDENIEQELEQLKQKVANG from the coding sequence ATGGGCATGTTTTCAAGATTCACTGACATAATTAACGCTAACATCAACGCTATGCTAGACAAAGCAGAAGAGCCGGAAAAAATGATCAAATTGATCATTAATGAAATGGAAGAAACACTTGTTGAAGTGCGTTCGGCAGCCGCAAAATATATTGCGGAAAAGAAAACGGTTATGCGCAATATTCGCGAAATGGAACGCCGCGTTGAAAATTGGCACACAAAAGCTGAGCTTGCTTTAAATAAGGGCCGTGAAGATTTAGCAAAGTCAGCACTGGTTGAAAAGCAAAACTGTACACAAAAGCTGACTGAGTTTAATACAGAATTAGCTCAAATTGATGAATATTTAACTGCAGTTCAGCAAGATAGCCAACGTTTACAAGATAAGTTAACTGAAGCAAAGCGTAAGCAAGAGGCTTGTGCCATTCGCCAACAATCGGCAGAAGTACGTTTAAAAATTCGTGAGAAAGCCGTTATTCATAATATTGATGAAGCCATTAATAAATTTGAGCGATATCAACAAAAAATTGACCGCGTTGAAGCAGAAATTGAAGCCTATGATATGACGTCGTCAAAAGATTTAGACAGCCAATTTCGTGAGCTAGAAAATGATGAAAATATTGAGCAAGAGCTTGAGCAGCTAAAGCAAAAAGTAGCTAACGGTTAA
- a CDS encoding PspC domain-containing protein produces the protein MSFDREYSVHKTLTKDLVHKKLSGVCGGIARHYNLPRLAVRVGAIVALLMFPVATGVAYLVATMLIPNKA, from the coding sequence ATGAGTTTCGACCGAGAGTATTCAGTTCATAAAACCTTAACTAAAGACCTAGTACATAAAAAATTGTCAGGGGTTTGTGGTGGTATTGCCAGGCATTACAACCTACCTCGATTAGCGGTTAGAGTTGGCGCTATTGTTGCGTTATTAATGTTTCCTGTTGCGACCGGCGTCGCTTATTTAGTCGCTACGATGCTAATACCTAATAAAGCTTAA
- a CDS encoding enoyl-CoA hydratase-related protein: MDNLIISNEHNGVLLISINRLDKKNALNNDMYIELCRLFTLANERDAIRCVLIQGDEKCFCAGNDLHDFIKCSESGDLAAFDLIKALAALEKPLVAAVAGPAVGIGTTLLLHCDMVYAADNTKFKLPFTQLGLCPEAGSSLLLPLRIGHNRAFELLILGKMFTAEQALDYGLINEICPTDELLATALTTALSIAKLPLDALLTGRKLIKAHSQALLPQVMANEAVQFKRLVNTQECKSILASFFK, translated from the coding sequence ATGGATAACTTAATTATTTCAAATGAACACAATGGTGTTCTCCTCATCAGTATTAACCGACTCGACAAAAAAAACGCCCTAAACAACGACATGTATATCGAACTGTGCCGTTTATTTACCCTTGCAAATGAAAGAGATGCTATTCGTTGTGTACTTATCCAAGGTGACGAAAAATGTTTTTGTGCTGGAAACGACTTACATGACTTTATTAAGTGTAGCGAAAGTGGTGACTTAGCGGCATTCGATTTAATAAAAGCCCTTGCAGCATTAGAAAAACCCTTAGTAGCCGCGGTTGCAGGGCCAGCTGTAGGTATCGGCACTACATTACTTTTACATTGTGACATGGTTTATGCCGCCGACAACACCAAATTTAAATTACCTTTTACTCAACTTGGCTTATGCCCTGAAGCAGGCTCGAGTTTATTATTACCTTTGCGCATTGGCCACAACCGCGCATTTGAACTGTTAATTTTAGGGAAAATGTTCACCGCTGAGCAGGCGCTCGATTATGGTTTAATTAATGAGATTTGCCCGACTGATGAGCTATTAGCAACAGCATTAACAACAGCGCTCAGCATAGCAAAGTTACCATTAGACGCATTACTCACGGGTAGAAAACTAATAAAAGCCCATAGCCAAGCACTATTGCCACAAGTAATGGCTAATGAAGCAGTACAATTTAAACGCCTAGTAAATACACAAGAATGTAAATCTATTTTAGCGAGTTTCTTTAAGTAG
- a CDS encoding copper chaperone PCu(A)C: MRNVFLPITSLIILVSSVFANAGYASDNTEILVENGYVRESIPGTSISSAYMTIKNLSAKNIRLIAASSVVSERIEIHQHTMVDGLMRMRQQDYAEVSAHNITEFQPSGYHLMIFDLKHPIKAKENIIITLHFDDQSRIDVNYTVQGLKQKKHHH, encoded by the coding sequence ATGAGGAATGTATTTTTACCTATAACTTCACTGATTATATTAGTGAGTAGTGTTTTTGCCAATGCAGGGTATGCAAGCGATAACACCGAAATATTAGTTGAAAATGGTTACGTAAGGGAAAGTATCCCAGGTACGTCAATTTCTTCCGCTTATATGACGATAAAAAACTTATCAGCAAAAAATATCCGCCTTATCGCAGCATCAAGCGTGGTCAGCGAGCGAATTGAGATTCATCAACATACGATGGTCGATGGCTTAATGCGTATGCGCCAACAAGACTATGCCGAAGTTTCAGCTCACAATATTACCGAATTTCAGCCTTCAGGTTATCATCTAATGATTTTTGATTTAAAACATCCCATAAAGGCGAAAGAAAACATCATCATAACTTTACATTTTGACGATCAATCTCGCATTGATGTAAATTATACTGTTCAAGGTCTTAAGCAGAAAAAGCACCACCACTAG
- a CDS encoding DUF2333 family protein, with product MKVNISTKAVISGILALFFVLYILGVYWSFEPDKFDIRAEVTKAATAENVTPVVGYATTTALIRVTETLLNKPGGYLANDALPPSVFLDNIPSWEFGALEMIRDMSLVMRQEFSRSQSQSAENKNLKVAQPQFNIDHTSWAIPSAEGEYKKAIKELYAYRTALTQVNNQSAQFYARSDNLRGWIQEATKRLGSYSQRLSASVGREQINVDLAGDSMAKQSTSSAASMQLKTSWWAIDNEFYEARGACWALLHFLKAIEIDFNDVLEQKNAKVSVQQIIRELEASQEPMWSPMVLNGDGFGMLANHSLVMANYISRANAALIDLNDLLSQG from the coding sequence ATGAAAGTTAATATTTCAACAAAAGCCGTTATTTCAGGGATTTTAGCACTATTTTTTGTGCTTTATATACTTGGAGTTTATTGGAGCTTTGAGCCTGACAAATTTGATATTCGTGCTGAGGTTACTAAAGCCGCAACAGCAGAAAATGTTACTCCGGTTGTGGGCTATGCCACTACAACAGCACTTATTCGTGTGACCGAAACTCTATTAAATAAGCCCGGTGGTTATTTAGCTAATGATGCGCTGCCACCATCAGTGTTTTTAGATAACATCCCTTCATGGGAGTTTGGCGCACTGGAAATGATCAGAGATATGTCGCTAGTGATGCGTCAAGAGTTTAGCCGTTCGCAATCTCAGTCAGCAGAAAATAAAAACTTAAAAGTGGCACAGCCTCAGTTCAATATTGATCACACCAGTTGGGCTATTCCTAGTGCCGAGGGCGAATACAAAAAAGCGATTAAAGAGCTATATGCATACAGAACCGCATTGACTCAAGTGAATAATCAATCTGCTCAGTTTTACGCGCGTTCTGATAATTTACGCGGCTGGATCCAAGAGGCAACTAAGCGTTTAGGTAGTTACTCGCAACGGTTAAGTGCTAGTGTTGGCCGTGAACAAATTAATGTTGATCTTGCTGGTGACAGTATGGCTAAACAATCAACATCAAGCGCCGCAAGTATGCAGCTAAAAACAAGTTGGTGGGCAATCGATAATGAATTTTACGAAGCGCGTGGTGCTTGTTGGGCCTTGTTACACTTTTTAAAGGCAATCGAAATAGACTTTAATGATGTGCTAGAACAGAAAAATGCTAAAGTTAGCGTTCAACAAATTATTCGCGAACTGGAAGCAAGCCAAGAGCCAATGTGGAGTCCTATGGTTCTAAATGGCGACGGTTTTGGTATGCTCGCTAATCATTCTTTAGTAATGGCTAATTATATATCACGTGCAAACGCTGCACTGATTGATTTAAACGACTTATTGAGTCAGGGATAA